The window ACTGTAAAAAAGTAATGAATTGAAACATCGGTGTCAATAAGTAAAAGGTACCGCTTAAATATTAGCTTGACATACAAGAAAAAATAAATATTTTATTACCGTGAAGAAAATACTCAGAAGGAAACGATATGCCGGTTTATGAATTTGAATGCCCCAATGGAACCATCACAGAAAAGCTGGTTCGAATGAATACCAAAGAGATTGTGTGCCCCAAGTGCCAGCAGAAAGCCAAAAAAATTATTTCGCCGTGCACATTTGAGTTGAAAGGTGGCGGATGGTACGCCGACGGATATTCAGCAAAAAAACACTCTAAAACCAA is drawn from Thermodesulfobacteriota bacterium and contains these coding sequences:
- a CDS encoding zinc ribbon domain-containing protein, with protein sequence MPVYEFECPNGTITEKLVRMNTKEIVCPKCQQKAKKIISPCTFELKGGGWYADGYSAKKHSKTK